The genomic window ATACCCGGAAAATCCGACTGAACAATTGTCGTCTACGGGGAAACCGGGAAATTCCGGTATGACCGTACAGAATTGTTTGCGAATAATGTCGTCATACGGTCCGGAGGTCGACCGGAAAAGTCCGCCGGGATGTTTTCCCGGTGTGTCGCAGAATTGCGGTTTCCGATGCCGGGAGCAGGTGTGCCTGCTCATGGTGTGGTTCTCGGCGTGAGTACCTGCCAACGGATAAGACCGGGTTCTCCGTGCGCCTGCTACGCACATGAGCACCTGCCGGGAGACCAGCCGCGCCGGGTTCGCTACGACCTGCGTCGTTACCCTGGGGGGCGCCGGACGCGGGAATAGCGGCCGGGGTCACGGCTGTTCCGCAACCGTACGTACACACGCGACAGGGAGTCACGCATGTTCACAGGCATCGTCGAGGAGCTGGGCGAGATCGTCGCCACCGAGCAGCTGGCCGACGCCGCGCGACTGACCATCAGGGGCAAGCTCGTCACCTCCGATGCCGGACACGGCGATTCGATCGCGGTCAACGGCGTGTGCCTCACCGTTGTCGAGGTCGTCGACGGCGACTCCTTCACCGTCGACGTCATGCAGGAGACGCTGAACCGGTCCTCGATCGGCGGGCTCGGCGCGGGCTCGCGCGTCAATCTCGAACGGGCCGCCGCGCTGAACAGCCGCCTCGGCGGACACCTGGTACAGGGCCACGTCGACGGCACCGGCACCGTGCTCTCGCGCACGCCCTCGGAGAACTGGGAGGTCGTGCGCATCTCGCTGCCCGACTCGATCGCCCGCTACGTCGTGCAGAAGGGCTCGATCACCGTCGACGGCATCTCGCTGACCGTCTCGGGCCTCGGCATCGCCGACGAGCCCGCCGCCGACGGCAACCGCGACTGGTTCGAGGTGTCGCTGATCCCGACCACGCTCTCACTGACGAATCTGGGCTTCGCGGCCGCCGGGACCACCGTGAACCTCGAGGTCGACGTCATCGCCAAGTACGTCGAACGCCTCCAGCAGCGCGGCTGAGCCCACGCGTGCGGGTGCGCCGCCGGGGGCGCACGGGACAGGCCTTACTGTAGTGAGGCACCTAATTCGAGATGGAGCACAGCAGACGTGACCAGGTTCGACACCATCGAGCGCGCAGTCGCCGACATCGCGGCCGGAAAGGCCGTAGTCGTCGTCGACGACGAGGACCGCGAGAACGAGGGCGACCTCATCTTCGCCGCGGAAAAGGCCACCCCCGAGTTGGTCGCCTTCATGATCCGCTACACCTCCGGTTACATCTGTGTGCCGCTGACCGGCGACGACTGCGACCGTCTCGGCCTGCCGCCGATGTACGCGACGAACCAGGACAAGCACGGCACCGCCTACACCGTGTCCGTCGACGCCCGCGAGGGCATCACCACCGGCATCTCGGCCGCCGACCGCGCCACCACGATGCGCCTGCTCGCCGACGCCGACGCCAAGGCCGACGACCTGACCCGCCCCGGCCACGTGGTGCCGTTGCGCGCCAAGGAAGGCGGCGTGCTGCGCCGCCCCGGTCACACCGAGGCGGCCGTCGACCTGGCCCGGATGGCCGGTCTGCGTCCGGCGGGCGTCATCTGCGAGATCGTCAGCCAGAAGGACGAGGGCCACATGGCCCGCACCGAGGAGCTGCGCGTCTTCGCCGACGAGCACGAGCTGGCGCTGATCTCCATCGCGGACATGATCGCCTGGCGGCGCAAGCACGAGAAGCAGGTCGTGCGGGTCGCCGAGGCGCGCATCCCCACCGCGCACGGCAATTTCACGGCTGTCGGCTATCAGAGCATCTACGACGAGGTCGAGCACGTCGCGCTGGTGCGCGGCGACATCAGCGACGGCGAGGACGTGCTGGTGCGGGTGCACTCGGAATGCCTGACCGGCGACGTGTTCGGTTCGCTGCGCTGCGACTGCGGCCCGCAGCTGGACGCCGCGCTGGAGATGGTGGACCAGGAGGGCCGCGGCGTGGTGCTGTACATGCGCGGTCACGAGGGCCGCGGCATCGGCCTGATGCACAAGTTGCAGGCCTACCAGCTGCAGGACTCCGGGCACGACACCGTCGACGCCAACCTGGAACTCGGCCTGCCCGCCGACGCCCGCGACTACGGCACCGGCGCGCAGATCCTGGTCGACCTGGGCATCCGCTCCATGCGCCTGCTCACCAACAATCCGGCCAAGCGCGTCGGCCTCGACGGCTACGGCCTGCGCATCACCGAGCGCGTCCCGATGCCCTTGCGCGCCAACGCCGAGAACCTGCGCTACCTGCGCACCAAGCGCGACCGCATGGGCCACGACCTGATCGGTCTCGACGAACTCGATCTCGGCGAGACGGCGCAGTGAACCACCACCTTCGGAAAGGCGGAACACGATGAGCGGCACCGGCGTACCCAGCTTCGAACTGTCGGATGCCAAGGACCTGAAGCTCGGCATCGTCGCCTCGCGCTGGCACACCAAGATCTGCGACACGCTGGTGGCCAACGCGGAGCGCGTGGCCAAGCAGGCCGGTGTCCGTGAGGTGACGGTGGTGCGGTGCGCGGGCGCCATGGAGCTGCCGGTGGTCGCCCAGGAGCTGGCCCGCACCCATGACGCGGTGGTGGCGCTCGGGGTCGTGATCCGCGGCGGCACACCGCATTTCGAGTACGTCTGCGACGCGGTGACCGCGGGCCTGACCCGGGTCTCGCTCGATGCCGCGACCCCGGTCGCCAACGGCGTGCTGACCACCAACACCGAGGAACAGGCGCTGGATCGCGCCGGGCTGCCCGGTTCGGCCGAGGACAAGGGCGAGCAGGCCTGCGCGGCGGCGCTGGACGCCGCACTCACCCTGCGCGCGCTGCGGCAGTCCGTGTAGTCATGCCGGTCGTCCGCATCTGGAGGAGAAACGACGGCGCGCCGCCGGCCGGTGCCCCGGCCGAGGGCGACTGGGACTTCGAGGTGCGCCCGCGCCGGTCGGTGCTGACCGCGCGGATCGTCGCCGCCGTGATCGTGGTGATGTTCGCGGTGGGCGGCATCTGGTTGCGCACCGGCTCGACCGGCGTGAACTTCCGGCTCGCCGACCAGATCGCGATGGTCACCATCGGCGTGCTCATCGCGGGCGGAGTACTGATGCTGACCCGGCCGCGACTGCGGGTCGGGCACCGTGGAGTCTCGGTGCGCAACATTCTCGGCGACCATCTGTTCGCCTGGGAGCACATCCGTGGCGTGACCTTCCCGGACAAGAAGTCCTGGGCGCGACTGGAATTGGTCGACGACGACTACGTGCCGCTGCTCGCGATCCGTTCCAACGACAAGGCCCACGCCGGGCGCGCGATGGATCGGCTGCGCGAACTCGGCGCGAAGTACACGGGATCGGAAGAGCCCGAGCGAGACTGACTTTCGCCACCCGTCGCCCCCCGCGGCGGGCCGGTAGTCTCGCGGCATGACGCCGGGTTCGCACGTCCTCGCCGCCGCCTTCGCCGACGATCCCCTCATGAGCCTGTTCTGGCCGGATCCCGTGCGCCGCCGAGAAGCCTTGCCGCGCTTCTGGGATTCCCGCATCGCGTCCCGGCACCGGCGCGGTCTGGTCGATCTCGCGCACGACGAGGCCGGGGAGATCGCGGCTGTCGCGCTCTGGGAGCCCGCGGGTGTCGAGTCACCGATCGCGAAGCCGTTCACCCTGGTGCGCGCGCTCGGGCGTGGTCTGGTCAAGGCGCTGCCCGCGGTCCGCAGGATCGACGCGACCAGGCCCGCCGAACCGCACCTCTACCTCGCCGCCATCGGCACCCGGCCCGAGTCGCAGGGGAAGGGATACGCCACCGGCTTGCTCGAGCAGCGGCTTGGATCCGACGCTGAGCGCGTCTTCCTGGTCGCGACCCGATTCTCGAACGTGGCGTTCTACGAGCGTTTCGGTTTCGCGCGGGACGAAGACCTGCGCTTGCCGGGCGGTCCGGTGCTGTATCCGATGACGCTGTCGCGCTGACCGGACGGACGCACCTGCCGCCGCTATCAGCGGGTGTCGCCGAGGACCGCGCCCTCGCGCCTCGGGTCCGCACCGCCGATCAGACCGGTCCCGTCGCGGCGCAGCGCGCTCAACCCGCTGGATTGGGGCGCCACGGATACCTGATGGCCGAGTTCTCGCAGACGTAGCACGAGCGGGTCGTGGTCGCCGTTGTCCCTCGCGTCGATGGCCGGGTGTTCGCCGCCGACGCCGGTCGTGGGGGTGTTTCCCGCGCCGAACGAGACCGCCGAGACCGCCTGCTGCGGGTCGAGGCCCCAGTCCAGCATGCCGACCAGCGTTTTCACCACGAACTGGATGATGACCGAACCGCCCGGCGAGCCCGTGACGTGGGTGAGCTCGCCGCGTGCGCCGTCGGGCGCGCGATCGAACACCAGGGTGGGCGCCATCGAACTGCGCGGACGCTTGCCGGGCTGCACCCGATTCGCCACCGGCGTGCCGTCCGGGTCCATCGGGTCCGCGGCGAAGTCGGTGAGCTGGTTGTTCAGCACGAAGCCGTCGACGAGGTGGAAGGAACCGAACGCGGACTCGACCGTGGTGGTCATGGCCGCGGCGTTGCCGTACTCGTCCACCACCGAGATGTGGCTGGTGCCGTGCTCGGGCGGCTGCGGACCGACGCCCACCGGAACCGGGCCGAAGTCGCCCGGTTTCGCGGTGCCCATGCTGCGGCCGGGATCGATCAGGGACGCGCGCTGCTTCAGGTAGTTCTCGTCGATCAGGGTCTGCGCCGAATTGCCGGGCAGCGGAACGAAATCGGTGTCGGCCACGTACTTGTTGCGGTCGGCGTAGGCGAGCCGCTCGGCCTCCGAGATCAGGTGCACCGCCTCGGCTCGCGGCTTGCCGCCGTTGCGATCGACGGAGTCCGGCTTCAGTGCGGCCAGGTCGAAATTCTCCAGAATGCCCAGCGTTGCCGCGACGGTGCTGCCGCCCGAGGAGGGTGCGGGCATGCCGCAGATCTCGTGCCCGCGGTAGCCGCCGCACAGCGCGGCGCGCTTCTTGGGTTGGTAATTCGCCAGGTCCTGGGCCGTGAGCAGGCTCGGAGTGCGCCCGCCGGACCCCGCGGTGGCGGCCTCGACGATGTCCTCGGCGATGGCGCCGGTGTAGAAGGCGTCCGCGCCCTCGGAGGCGATGGCGCTCAACGTCTTCGACATCGCGGGGTTGGTCAGCTTGGTGCCTGCCGGTTTCGGGGAGCCGTCCGGATTCAGGAAGTACTGTTTCGCGGCCTCGTCCCTGGCCAGATCCCGCGCCGATTCCGCGATCTGTCCTGCGAGCCGGGGGCTGATCGTGAAACCTTCGTCGGCCATCGCGACGGCCGGATCGAACAATTCCCGCCAGCCGGTCTTACCGTGCTCGCGGTGCGCGAGCTCCAGCATCCGCAGCACGCCGGGCACGCCGATCGAGCGTCCGCTGGCGCGCGCGTTCGGCTGCGGCTCGGTGCGGTCGGTGTCGCTGATCCAGCGCAGATAGTTCTCGGTGGCCGCGGCCGGCGCGACCTCGCGGCCGTCGTAGGCCTCGACCGTCTTGGTGGCGCCGTCGTAGTACAGCAGGAACGCGCCACCGCCGATGCCGGACGCCTGCGGCTCCACCAGGCCGAGCACGAGCTGCGCGGTGACCAGCGCGTCGGCCGCGGTGCCGCCGTCGCGCAGCACCCGGCAGGCCGCCTCGGTGGCAAGGGGATTCGCGGTGGAGACGGCGTACGAGCCGGTGCGCACCGCGGTCATCCCACTGCGGTAGCCGGAGGCGATCTCGGGGTTGGTGCTGAGGTTCTGGGTGGTCGCCGTGCCCGCCGCGGTCGGCGGCGCCGCGACGACCGGCGTGCCGTTGGGGGCGCTGGTGCATTCGGCGGTGGTCGTCTCGTCGGTGGAGGTACATCCGGTGAGAAGTCCGACCGTGAGCATCGTGGCCGCGGCGGCTCCGCTCCAGATGTGTCGCGCGCGCGTCATGGCCTGGACTGTAGCCCTCGGGGCCGACAGCGGTGCGGCTTTCGGGCGAGGCCGTCGGTCGGCTCGGCGATCAGTCCACCCTGACCGGCTCCGACAGTCGGCCAGGTCGTAGCGGAAGCCGGCCCCGCAGTCGTAGGCGAAGCGGTAGTGGTAGATCACATTGCCTGCCAACGGATCCGGCGCCGCCGTGGCCGGCGCTCGGCAAATCTACGACGCGCGGCCCGCCCGCGCTCGACCGGACCGTTCGCCTCGGCGTCGGTACGCTGGTCGGGTGGATATCGAGGCCGTGCTGTTCGACTTCTCCGGGACGATCTTTCGATTGGAGGAAGACGAGTCGTGGGGCGATGAGCTGGTCGGCGCCGACGGCGCCGATTTCGACGTCGAGGCCAAGGCCGAGATCTTGCGGCGGATGACGGCGCCGGTCGAGCAGTTCATGACCTTCGACGCCGCGGGCCAGCACGCTTGGGACAACAGGGATTTGGACCCGGCGCTGCACCGGCACGCGTACCTGGAGGTGCTGCGTTCCTCCGGCGTGCCGACCGAGGAGCAGGCCGAACGGCTCTACGGCAGGCTGATCGATCCGCTCGCCTGGACGCCGTATCCCGATACCGGTCCTGTGCTGGAGTTCCTTGCGGCACAGGGCGTTCCGGTGGGCGTGGTGAGCAATATCGCGTTCGACGTGCGCCCGGCGTTCCGCACCAGGGGTTGGGACCGGCTCGTCGGCGCGGTGGCGCTCTCGTTCGAGGTGGGCGTGATCAAACCGGAGCCGGGGATCTTCCTCGCCGCGTTGAACGAACTCGGCGTCGACCCGGCGCGCGCCTTGATGGTCGGCGACAGCGCACAGGCCGACGGCGGCGCGACCGCGCTCGGCTCGCGTTTCGCTCTCGTCGATCCGCTGCCCACCGCGGAGCGGCCCGACGCACTCGTCGACGCGCTACGGGCGCACGGGTTGGCCGTTCCCAGGTGAGCGCCGGTCCTCACCGCAGGACCGACACGAACCCGGCTCCAGGTGGTTGCCGCGCCGCTGCCCGGCGCACGCCCAGGACGGACACCAACCTTGTCGCCCCGCCTCGATAGGCGGCTGCCTTGCCTGCGCTCGGCCAGGCGCGGCTGCGGACGGACTGTGTCCGACAGAGTCGATAGGCTGTTCGAGTGGCAGATCCAGCGAGGTACCGGCCCGCCCCCGGTACGATCCCCGTCGAACCCGGCGTCTACAAATTCCGGGACGCGCACAAGCGGGTCATCTACGTCGGCAAGGCCAAGAGCCTGCGCAGTCGGCTGAATTCCTACTTCGCCGACGTCGCCTCGCTGCACCCGCGCACCAAGCAGATGGTCACCACCGCAGCGAGCGTGGAGTGGACGGTCGTCTCCACCGAGGTGGAGGCGCTGCAGCTGGAATACAACTGGATCAAGGAATTCGATCCGCGGTTCAACGTGCGCTACCGGGACGACAAGTCCTACCCGGTGCTCGCGGTGACCTTGAACGAGGAATACCCGCGCCTGTTCGTCTACCGCGGCGCGCGCAAGAAGGGCGTGCGGTACTTCGGCCCGTACGCGCACGCCTGGGCGATCCGCGAGACGCTGGACCTGCTGCTGCGGGTGTTCCCAGCCCGTACCTGCTCGAACGGAGTCTTCAAGCGGCACAACCAGATCGGCCGTCCGTGCCTGCTCGGCTACATCGACAAGTGCTCCGCGCCGTGCGTCGGCAGGGTCACCGCCGACGAGCACCGCCGCATCGTGGAGGACTT from Nocardia bhagyanarayanae includes these protein-coding regions:
- a CDS encoding riboflavin synthase, encoding MFTGIVEELGEIVATEQLADAARLTIRGKLVTSDAGHGDSIAVNGVCLTVVEVVDGDSFTVDVMQETLNRSSIGGLGAGSRVNLERAAALNSRLGGHLVQGHVDGTGTVLSRTPSENWEVVRISLPDSIARYVVQKGSITVDGISLTVSGLGIADEPAADGNRDWFEVSLIPTTLSLTNLGFAAAGTTVNLEVDVIAKYVERLQQRG
- a CDS encoding bifunctional 3,4-dihydroxy-2-butanone-4-phosphate synthase/GTP cyclohydrolase II translates to MTRFDTIERAVADIAAGKAVVVVDDEDRENEGDLIFAAEKATPELVAFMIRYTSGYICVPLTGDDCDRLGLPPMYATNQDKHGTAYTVSVDAREGITTGISAADRATTMRLLADADAKADDLTRPGHVVPLRAKEGGVLRRPGHTEAAVDLARMAGLRPAGVICEIVSQKDEGHMARTEELRVFADEHELALISIADMIAWRRKHEKQVVRVAEARIPTAHGNFTAVGYQSIYDEVEHVALVRGDISDGEDVLVRVHSECLTGDVFGSLRCDCGPQLDAALEMVDQEGRGVVLYMRGHEGRGIGLMHKLQAYQLQDSGHDTVDANLELGLPADARDYGTGAQILVDLGIRSMRLLTNNPAKRVGLDGYGLRITERVPMPLRANAENLRYLRTKRDRMGHDLIGLDELDLGETAQ
- the ribH gene encoding 6,7-dimethyl-8-ribityllumazine synthase; its protein translation is MSGTGVPSFELSDAKDLKLGIVASRWHTKICDTLVANAERVAKQAGVREVTVVRCAGAMELPVVAQELARTHDAVVALGVVIRGGTPHFEYVCDAVTAGLTRVSLDAATPVANGVLTTNTEEQALDRAGLPGSAEDKGEQACAAALDAALTLRALRQSV
- a CDS encoding PH domain-containing protein, whose product is MPVVRIWRRNDGAPPAGAPAEGDWDFEVRPRRSVLTARIVAAVIVVMFAVGGIWLRTGSTGVNFRLADQIAMVTIGVLIAGGVLMLTRPRLRVGHRGVSVRNILGDHLFAWEHIRGVTFPDKKSWARLELVDDDYVPLLAIRSNDKAHAGRAMDRLRELGAKYTGSEEPERD
- a CDS encoding GNAT family N-acetyltransferase gives rise to the protein MTPGSHVLAAAFADDPLMSLFWPDPVRRREALPRFWDSRIASRHRRGLVDLAHDEAGEIAAVALWEPAGVESPIAKPFTLVRALGRGLVKALPAVRRIDATRPAEPHLYLAAIGTRPESQGKGYATGLLEQRLGSDAERVFLVATRFSNVAFYERFGFARDEDLRLPGGPVLYPMTLSR
- the ggt gene encoding gamma-glutamyltransferase — its product is MTRARHIWSGAAAATMLTVGLLTGCTSTDETTTAECTSAPNGTPVVAAPPTAAGTATTQNLSTNPEIASGYRSGMTAVRTGSYAVSTANPLATEAACRVLRDGGTAADALVTAQLVLGLVEPQASGIGGGAFLLYYDGATKTVEAYDGREVAPAAATENYLRWISDTDRTEPQPNARASGRSIGVPGVLRMLELAHREHGKTGWRELFDPAVAMADEGFTISPRLAGQIAESARDLARDEAAKQYFLNPDGSPKPAGTKLTNPAMSKTLSAIASEGADAFYTGAIAEDIVEAATAGSGGRTPSLLTAQDLANYQPKKRAALCGGYRGHEICGMPAPSSGGSTVAATLGILENFDLAALKPDSVDRNGGKPRAEAVHLISEAERLAYADRNKYVADTDFVPLPGNSAQTLIDENYLKQRASLIDPGRSMGTAKPGDFGPVPVGVGPQPPEHGTSHISVVDEYGNAAAMTTTVESAFGSFHLVDGFVLNNQLTDFAADPMDPDGTPVANRVQPGKRPRSSMAPTLVFDRAPDGARGELTHVTGSPGGSVIIQFVVKTLVGMLDWGLDPQQAVSAVSFGAGNTPTTGVGGEHPAIDARDNGDHDPLVLRLRELGHQVSVAPQSSGLSALRRDGTGLIGGADPRREGAVLGDTR
- a CDS encoding HAD family hydrolase → MDIEAVLFDFSGTIFRLEEDESWGDELVGADGADFDVEAKAEILRRMTAPVEQFMTFDAAGQHAWDNRDLDPALHRHAYLEVLRSSGVPTEEQAERLYGRLIDPLAWTPYPDTGPVLEFLAAQGVPVGVVSNIAFDVRPAFRTRGWDRLVGAVALSFEVGVIKPEPGIFLAALNELGVDPARALMVGDSAQADGGATALGSRFALVDPLPTAERPDALVDALRAHGLAVPR